From Apium graveolens cultivar Ventura chromosome 9, ASM990537v1, whole genome shotgun sequence, the proteins below share one genomic window:
- the LOC141682780 gene encoding rust resistance kinase Lr10-like, whose translation MWTQGPYNPNTSMYMTYLGELLVMIFVSRCLCGLPFLSAFLIYKSRRRHLSVHGTIEDFLQAQNKLMPIRYNYSQIKKFTKGFSEKLGEGGFGTVYKGKLRSGLVVAIKILTKSKTCAQDFINEVGTIGMIHHVNIVRLVGFCVEGSKHAFIYEFMPNGALDKYIFLEGGGTPTLNCEKIYEISCKVAYGIEYLHRGCDMQILHFDIKPYNILLDENFNPKISDFGLAKLRATDQSIVTMTAPRGTMGYMAPELFYKNIGVVSYKADVYSFGML comes from the exons ATGTGGACACAAGGCCCCTACAATCCCAACACTTCAATGTATATGA CATATCTAGGAGAACTCCTCG TAATGATTTTTGTTTCAAGATGCTTATGTGGACTACCATTTCTCTCCGCGTTCTTGATCTATAAATCAAGGAGAAGACATCTATCAGTGCATGGTACTATTGAAGATTTCCTGCAAGCTCAAAACAAACTGATGCCTATTAGGTATAACTATTCCCAGATTAAGAAGTTCACTAAAGGATTTAGTGAAAAACTGGGTGAAGGGGGCTTTGGTACTGTATATAAAGGAAAACTTCGAAGTGGCCTTGTCGTAGCTATAAAAATACTAACAAAATCCAAGACTTGCGCCCAAGATTTCATCAATGAAGTTGGTACAATTGGTATGATCCACCATGTCAACATTGTGAGACTTGTTGGTTTTTGCGTTGAGGGTTCAAAACATGCTTTTATTTATGAGTTCATGCCTAACGGTGCTCTTGATAAATACATTTTTCTCGAGGGAGGAGGAACGCCTACTTTGAATTGTGAAAAGATTTATGAGATTTCCTGTAAAGTGGCATATGGCATAGAGTATTTGCATCGAGGTTGTGATATGCAAATCTTGCATTTTGATATTAAGCCTTATAATATTCTCCTGGATGAAAATTTCAATCCAAAGATTTCTGATTTTGGCCTTGCAAAATTACGTGCCACGGATCAAAGTATAGTGACTATGACAGCGCCAAGGGGAACAATGGGTTACATGGCTCCCGAATTGTTTTACAAAAATATCGGAGTTGTTTCTTACAAGGCAGATGTTTATAGTTTCGGAATGTTATAA